The Accipiter gentilis chromosome 4, bAccGen1.1, whole genome shotgun sequence region TATACTTGCAGTGAGCTTCACTTTATCACCCGCTATATTTAGGCAGAGTGGTTCATTTATATTAGCTAACCTCAGCAAAGCTATACCAAGTTCACCTCCTCCAGCTCGGAACTTGCCGGCTGACTTTCCTGATTCAGTTAAGATCTCGGCACCCTCGGGAATGCTGTCCTTGGGAAGAGGAGTTGAAAAGTGGACTGGCAGCAGACGTTTGCGAATGACACCCATATGGTAGGTCCTGGCTGTCAACTCCTGTCCAATGTAACAGCCTTTGGTAAAGCTGATGCCATTCATGTAGGCCAGGTTTGATTCCAGTGGGAGGGCTACTCCAGGAGGGAGATCTTTCACACCTTCGGGAATTcctaggaaaaaagtaaaaccaaggGGGAAATGTGGTAAAATCTTCAGTATTTAAGATTTCTGGGATACGCCTCCACTGTGAGTCGTAAAACCAGGAGAACCCATAAGAAGCAGTGTGAAATAATGAACTTCCCAGTACTCCAGTTTGGGCATGAGTGAAACCATTAGCTATAAATGATGTCTACTCTTAAGGGTAAAGGGAGAACTGCACTAGAACCTAATTTCATGAAGCTTACAGCACCTTACAAGCATACCGGTGGAAATTCAAAGCACCCAGAATGATGCAGGCTCCCACACAAAGGCATTGATGTATATGTAATGCCAATGGCAAAACCCTTATCAGCCACAGCCCACAAGTAGCCTTTAATGCCAATAATTTTCCTCAGAGCTACAGAATGTAAGTTGGCCAGCTGTCTTTGTTAATGCCCAAATGCTGAATGTCTGTATAAGTAGCTGTTCTTTTTGTGACCGATGacacaaaaatagtatttttcgaAGCAGTGCTGGACCCAGCCTTCCGCAGCAGCAGAGCCAAGATGAGTGCTGCTGTTTCAGGGAGGTGGCATATCCCCGCAGTCCAGCCAAGTTTGACCCATTAACAGCTTGCTTTTCCAATCCACATGGACTTGGGTTTAAGCAGAGGACCATCATCGTTCAGTCTGCCAATTAATTTAATCCGCTATCTGCATGGACACAGTAAAATCAATGGGAGCTCTGTGCAGGCACAGGGGCTCCCGAGATTGAGTTCCCTCTCAGATCAATCATCTGCCCCTTGACCTCTGAGTTAACTCTGCGAATCCAGTCATACATTTTTAGGAAAGTAAGTTAGGgtgtttctgcttccttccttagCAACAAGGAAAACACACAGACTCTGCATAATCCCAAAATAATCAAAATGACTCAAACCACAGAAGTTTCCCTCTAAGAAAATGAATAATCCTGGTTTTCTTTTGATGTTAGCATTCCTGACCCACCACCCCATAATCTTAGTAATAGGAAACTGTACCCAAATATTGATTCTGCCACCAGACAGAATTATAACTACCAGATCACTTTTATCCTCAAACTAGCAAATAATACCTGTATTTATTAACAAGTTAAACCCATTGAGACATACCAATGTGGCTTTTATAATTTACTCCTCTGTCTTATATCAGTGTCTGGACTCTGATAATAAGGTGAAACTGtgataatatataaataaattaatttccccaaatcCAGCGACACAGAGTGCAAAACAGGACTTGGCTTTACCTTGTTTATACCTGTGCCTGTGGTAATCCTCAATGTTTCCAATATGACTCCCAGGGATAATTTCTGATAGATTTGCTCCTTTCTTTGCAATCAGTCTCCAGCCCATGACTTCTGTTCTTGGGTCAGGAGTTAAAATCAGAGCCTGGTCTGCACATTTAGCGAGGGAACTGGCAATGTCTCCAGCCCGCTCCCCGGGGACAACAGCCCACAAAGAGAGGTCAAGGCAAGGGGCGATGTTTACTTTCCTCCGGATCTTGTACAGTTTCAGATGTTTTTGTATGGCGTCCAGCACGCCGCTGTCACACTCCAGCAGGATGTGTGGCTCTTCTTCTGGACTCTCGTGAAGCCTGAAAAAGTAACACCTACAAGGTCAGAAAAACAAACCTCCACAGCAGCGGAAGCCAACATGCTTTTATCTTGATCCTGGTACGAGTCCAAAGATCTGGGGAATTTCACCGAAGGCTGCTGGCGCACAGAAGAGCAGCACTCAGCTCCCTGTAGTGAAATACCTGAACTTTTTTAGGCATCCATTCCACTCTTTTCTAGCAAATACTGCCATCACCTCTCCCAGGGACAAAAATGGGTCTGGCTCTACAGCCTTCTCTACCACTCACTCTTACCTAAAGCGAGGTGACTTTCAGAAGGAGGAGAAGATTCGTTCAGCTGTGCTTTCCATTAGTTACACTGTTAATCTGGCCCAATAGTTTGTGCGAGCCAAATTTTTCATTGATTGACACCACACTTACGTCAGGTGGCTGTACGGTGCAATTATTAGATGCCACATGGCATGCCGCGGTGTCAGTGACTATGCCACCTGTGAGAAACCGCAAACCGTTTGTTTCAGATACAGCCCaaacagaatcatggaatcatagaatcatttaggttggaaaagacctttaagatcattgagtccaaccgtcaacccaacaccaccatggccactaaaccatgtcctgaagtgccacgtctacgtggtttttgaatgcctccagggatggtgactccaccacttccctgggcagcctgttccaatgcctgacaaccctttcagtcaagaaattttcctaatatccaatctaaacctcccctggagcaatgtgatgccatttcctctcgtcctaatATACCCAGAGACGCCATGCCTGGGCCCTGCCCTGAGGGTCGCTTTAAAATTATTAAGATCATTATGCTTTTCTGCTGGGGtaactcatagaatcatagaatcatttatgttggaaaaggccttcaagatcatcaagtccaaccatcatccatgctcACTAAATCATGCTCTGGAGTACCCCATTTact contains the following coding sequences:
- the IBA57 gene encoding putative transferase CAF17, mitochondrial translates to MLVRAAAAAASSPGLLRRLWRGGGSGAAACFPLGRALLDVRGAEAGVFLQGLVTNDVTALVAGNGAPAALYAHALNVQGRCLYDLILYRLHESPEEEPHILLECDSGVLDAIQKHLKLYKIRRKVNIAPCLDLSLWAVVPGERAGDIASSLAKCADQALILTPDPRTEVMGWRLIAKKGANLSEIIPGSHIGNIEDYHRHRYKQGIPEGVKDLPPGVALPLESNLAYMNGISFTKGCYIGQELTARTYHMGVIRKRLLPVHFSTPLPKDSIPEGAEILTESGKSAGKFRAGGGELGIALLRLANINEPLCLNIAGDKVKLTASIPEWWPKPASK